A single Triticum dicoccoides isolate Atlit2015 ecotype Zavitan chromosome 2A, WEW_v2.0, whole genome shotgun sequence DNA region contains:
- the LOC119353266 gene encoding uncharacterized protein LOC119353266, whose translation MGRNSAEHRRQCPPRRHAPEDMASLPIPDELLAEIFVRLPTPADLVLASAACVSFRRVVADRSFLRQFRKLHAPPLLGFLGPHTGFDPAERPHPSASAASAVALAADFSFSFLPPPGPAHRWAVWDVRDGRVLLRGMPLEDSHGVVFTETVVCDPLHRRYLMLPSIPDDVVATVEGPRPHSCEIFLVPEGGNEDDESTAAEETSFRVIWMGHYEDKLITYVFSSSTRQWQAIRSLTWTNLSAGSLSSTETTLFCQRQYAYGCFYWLPNSKHGIKMLVLNTRKMEFSVAEPPAEPRVCYRHITMVEAGEGRPGLVVLTYGPRGHIYTIWRNNNGSSSQWQKDKVIPPSPGSGYVLRQSMGTHLLLNHWGFSSFDEELCTDLCTLDMKTLKIERVCASTVQSFAYSNYPPSLSSPTISNEMDNVQVTAASGNSGKSGVIVWTTSMTNTMLGFLADLVAKGKRTSSGFRETHLKQCAAVLNEQFKLTITSDQVRNHLKKWRKIWVRVVNLKNLSGALWDEDTCTIRLNDEHYAGHCMTHKPDAPFLNNPIEHFHAMATIFGTTGAKGMNARSGNDLLSIDVDDEENGEVNGEINTSPQVGESSDLKGPPKKKAKVVKVLEDPLGAILKDGFKLVAEALVKSGGDDDDIPDDLWDVVSCLKEFDEEHLAHYYAHLVDNPKTARAFMKLSETNKSVWVSRYVKKNF comes from the exons ATGGGCCGCAACTCAGCGGAGCACCGCCGTCAGTGCCCTCCGCGGCGGCACGCCCCCGAGGATATGGCCTCGCTGCCGATCCCCGACGAACTCCTCGCCGAAATCTTCGTTCGCCTGCCCACCCCAGCCGACCTCGTCCTCGCCTCCGCCGCCTGCGTCTCCTTCCGCCGCGTCGTGGCCGACCGCTCCTTCCTCAGGCAGTTCCGCAAGCTCCACGCGCCGCCCCTCCTCGGCTTCCTCGGCCCGCACACCGGCTTCGACCCCGCCGAGCGGCCTCACCCCTCCGCATCTGCGGCcagcgccgtcgccctcgccgccgacTTCTCCTTCTCGTTCCTTCCGCCCCCCGGCCCCGCTCACCGCTGGGCTGTCTGGGACGTCCGCGACGGCCGGGTCCTCCTCCGCGGGATGCCCCTGGAAGATTCTCATGGAGTCGTCTTCACAGAGACGGTGGTGTGCGACCCTTTGCACCGGAGGTACCTCATGCTTCCCTCAATCCCTGACGACGTAGTAGCTACCGTGGAGGGGCCACGCCCACATTCATGCGAGATTTTCCTTGTTCCCGAAGGCGGCAATGAGGACGATGAGTCAACAGCCGCTGAAGAGACGTCATTCAGAGTGATCTGGATGGGGCACTATGAAGATAAGCTCATCACCTATGTCTTCTCTTCCAGCACCAGACAATGGCAAGCCATTCGATCCCTTACCTGGACCAATTTGTCAGCTGGCTCGCTATCATCGACAGAGACGACACTCTTCTGCCAGCGCCAATACGCGTATGGCTGCTTTTACTGGCTGCCAAATTCGAAGCATGGAATAAAAATGTTGGTGCTCAACACCCGTAAGATGGAGTTCTCCGTTGCTGAACCCCCAGCTGAACCCAGAGTTTGTTACAGACATATAACCATGGTGGAGGCAGGAGAAGGCAGGCCCGGGCTGGTTGTCCTTACATACGGCCCACGCGGCCACATTTATACCATTTGGAGAAACAATAATGGGAGTTCCAGCCAATGGCAAAAGGATAAGGTAATCCCACCCTCACCGGGATCTGGGTACGTGCTCAGACAGTCGATGGGGACACATTTGCTTTTGAATCACTGGGGGTTCTCATCCTTCGACGAAGAATTATGCACAGACTTATGCACGTTGGACATGAAAACATTAAAGATTGAGAGAGTGTGTGCTTCCACAGTGCAGAGCTTCGCATATAGCAACTATCCACCATCATTGTCGTCACCGACAATATCAAATG AAATGGACAATGTTCAAGTTACCGCTGCAAGTGGAAACTCCGGGAAAAGTGGGGTCATTGTATGGACCACTTCCATGACCAACACTATGCTAGGTTTTTTGGCTGACCTTGTTGCTAAAGGGAAGAGAACTTCTAGTGGATTCAGGGAGACACATCTCAAACAATGCGCTGCTGTTTTGAACGAGCAATTCAAGCTAACTATCACCTCTGATCAAGTTAGAAACCATCTCAAGAAGTGGAGGAAGATTTGGGTCAGGGTTGTCAATTTGAAGAATTTAAGTGGAGCTCTATGGGATGAAGATACTTGCACAATTAGGCTCAACGATGAGCACTATGCAGGTCATTGTATG ACCCACAAACCTGATGCTCCCTTCTTGAATAACCCAATTGAACACTTTCATGCTATGGCGACCATTTTTGGAACAACCGGGGCTAAAGGGATGAATGCAAGGTCTGGAAATGATCTCCTTTCTATTGACGTCGATGATGAGGAGAATGGTGAGGTGAATGGTGAGATCAACACGTCACCGCAAGTTGGTGAGTCTTCTGACCTCAAAGGACCACCAAAAAAGAAGGCCAAGGTGGTGaaagttctagaggatccactaggTGCCATTCTCAAAGATGGGTTTAAACTTGTGGCTGAAGCTCTTGTGAAATCTGGTGGAGATGATGATGATATACCCGATGACCTTTGGGATGTAGTCTCTTGTTTGAAAGAATTTGATGAAGAGCACCTTGCCCATTACTATGCTCATCTTGTTGACAACCCCAAGACTGCAAGGGCCTTCATGAAGCTTTCCGAAACCAACAAATCTGTTTGGGTGAGTAGGTATGTGAAGAAGAACTTCTAA
- the LOC119353267 gene encoding protein ALP1-like, which yields MVSKMNKRKRMARGAAVFVALAAMAVIVRAIIRKRRPRITYGPMHERDRIRYDYLNQKIWQSDVLCKNMLRFERAAFFRLCGILRDRNLLEDSPHLSVEQQLAMFLHTIGHNLRNRVVSANFGRSYGTTSIYFRKALHAIGELRNDYIRPPSLETPAKIAGNHRFDPYFKDCIGAIDGTHVRAGVTKDVEPSFRGRKAFTTQNVMAAVDFDLRFTYVLAGWEGSAHDATVLADALTRERGLQVPPGKYYLVDAGYGTKPGFLPPFRGVRYHLNEWGNNPVQNDKELFNLRHSSLRVTVERAFGSLKRRFKILDDAKPFFTFPVQVDIVIACCVLHNYALSQGIDEFIIPEVTWTTQPIRTSRQQLSDNRALVDHRLQIAAQMWEDRQLIYANL from the exons ATGGTCagcaagatgaacaaaagaaaaagGATGGCTAGGGGAGCAGCTGTTTTTGTTGCACTAGCTGCAATGGCAGTCATTGTTCGGGCAATTATAAGGAAGAGGAGACCACGTATTACCTATGGCCCAATGCATGAAAGAGATCGAATCAGATATGACTATCTAAACCAGAAAATTTGGCAAAGCGATGTGTTATGCAAAAACATGCTAAGGTTTGAAAGAGCAGCGTTCTTTCGCTTGTGTGGCATATTGAGGGATCGCAACTTGCTAGAAGATAGTCCACATCTTAGTGTGGAGCAACAATTGGCAATGTTTTTGCATACAATTGGGCATAACCTTCGGAATAGGGTTGTTTCTGCCAATTTTGGTAGATCATATGGCACAACCAGCATCTATTTTAGAAAGGCTCTTCATGCCATAGGCGAGCTTCGTAATGATTATATAAGGCCACCATCATTGGAAACCCCCGCAAAAATTGCAGGAAATCATCGATTTGACCCATATTTTAAA GATTGTATTGGAGCTATCGATGGTACACATGTGCGAGCAGGGGTTACCAAAGATGTGGAGCCTTCTTTTCGTGGTAGGAAGGCCTTTACCACTCAAAATGTGATGGCAGCAGTAGATTTTGACCTCCGCTTCACATATGTGTTGGCTGGTTGGGAAGGGTCCGCACACGACGCGACTGTCTTAGCTGATGCATtaactcgtgagagaggcttacaaGTACCACCTG gaaAGTACTACCTAGTTGATGCCGGTTATGGAACCAAGCCTGGGTTCTTACCACCTTTTCGTGGCGTGAGGTATCATTTGAATGAGTGGGGCAACAATCCGGTCCAAAATGACAAGGAGCTATTCAACCTTAGGCACTCATCTCTACGGGTGACGGTAGAGAGGGCTTTTGGATCTCTCAAGAGGCGTTTCAAAATTTTAGATGATGCCAAACCATTCTTCACTTTCCCGGTCCAAGTTGACATTGTTATAGCTTGTTGTGTTCTTCATAATTATGCACTATCACAAGGGATCGATGAATTCATTATACCGGAAGTGACATGGACCACCCAACCAATTCGAACATCAAGGCAACAATTAAGTGACAATAGGGCCTTGGTAGACCATAGGCTACAAATTGCTGCCCAAATGTGGGAAGATAGGCAACTTATATATGCCAATTTATGA
- the LOC119353268 gene encoding serine/threonine-protein kinase AtPK2/AtPK19-like produces MVFSQTSSLAVKLAQGPKLFTTKTILPMDPPGVVSSENAEYDFSDVFGSSPVETATELCVVDPDSPAAPVESPEEVYNDPAVIFKRSHSLVGPSSLVSCSLGLGKLTLNIADGSSELVGHTTEEKELNLEQFSDEEFGDAVTEDEGVGLDDFEILKLVGQGAFGKVFQVRKKGTSEIYAMKVMRKDKILEKNHSEYMKAERDILTKVDHPYVVQLRYSFQTKYRLYLVLDFVNGGHLFFQLYKQGLFREELARIYTAEIISAVAHLHANGIMHRDLKPENILLDAEGHAMLTDFGLAKEFRENTRSNSMCGTLEYMAPEIIQGQGHDKAADWWSVGILLFEMLTGKPPFVGNRDKVQQKIVKEKLKLPPFLTSEAHSLLKGLLHKEAGKRLGTGPGGSDEIKKHKWFKPINWRKLDAREIQPSFRPDVAGLTCIANFDVCWTNTPVLDSPAATPVTAGGGQGNFAGFTYVRPAPFLHDLKPPSSSS; encoded by the exons ATGGTTTTTTCTCAGACATCCTCTCTGGCAGTAAAGCTTGCACAAGGACCCAAGCTCTTTACTACAAAGACAATTCTCCCCATGGATCCCCCGGGCGTTGTCTCCTCTGAAAATGCTGAATATGATTTCTCTGATGTTTTTGGTTCCAGTCCAGTCGAGACAGCAACAGAACTTTGTGTTGTTGATCCTGACAGCCCTGCAGCTCCCGTTGAGTCCCCTGAGGAGGTTTATAATGATCCTGCGGTCATCTTCAAGCGGTCACATTCTCTTGTTGGTCCATCATCACTTGTTAGCTGCTCTTTGGGACTTGGCAAGCTCACTCTAAACATAGCAGATGGATCATCAGAACTTGTAGGTCACACTACAGAAGAAAAGGAACTTAACCTAGAGCAGTTCAGTGATGAAGAGTTTGGTGATGCCGTGACTGAGGATGAGGGTGTTGGGCTTGATGACTTTGAAATCTTGAAGCTTGTAGGCCAAGGGGCATTTGGCAAAGTCTTTCAGGTGAGAAAGAAGGGTACTTCAGAAATATATGCAATGAAAGTCATGAGGAAGGACAAGATACTGGAGAAAAACCATTCCGAGTACATGAAAGCTGAAAGAGACATACTGACAAAAGTTGACCATCCTTATGTAGTGCAGCTGAGGTACTCCTTTCAG ACCAAATATCGACTTTACCTTGTCCTGGACTTCGTAAACGGGGGGCATCTCTTCTTTCAGCTCTACAAGCAAGGATTATTTAG GGAGGAACTTGCACGAATCTATACGGCTGAGATTATATCTGCTGTAGCCCACCTCCATGCTAATGGGATTATGCATAGAGATCTTAAGCCCGAGAACATCCTATTGGATGCTGAAGGCCAT GCCATGCTAACTGACTTCGGCCTTGCGAAAGAATTCCGTGAGAACACCCGATCAAACTCGATGTGTGGCACTCTCGAGTATATGGCCCCTGAAATTATTCAGGGCCAGGGGCATGATAAGGCCGCAGATTGGTGGAGTGTAGGAATCCTCCTGTTTGAAATGCTGACGGGCAAG CCCCCGTTTGTTGGGAACAGAGACAAAGTTCAGCAGAAGATAGTGAAGGAGAAGTTGAAGCTTCCTCCGTTTTTGACTAGTGAAGCTCACTCACTGCTGAAAGGA TTGCTGCACAAAGAGGCCGGCAAGCGGCTGGGAACCGGACCTGGCGGCAGCGACGAGATAAAGAAGCACAAGTGGTTCAAGCCGATCAACTGGAGGAAGCTGGACGCCAGGGAGATCCAGCCGAGCTTCCGGCCCGACGTCGCCGGCCTGACCTGCATCGCCAACTTCGACGTGTGCTGGACCAACACGCCCGTGCTGGACTCCCCGGCCGCCACCCCCGTCACTGCCGGCGGCGGGCAAGGCAACTTCGCGGGGTTCACCTACGTCAGGCCCGCGCCGTTCCTCCATGACCTGAAGCCGCCCTCGAGCTCTAGCTAG